The Crocosphaera sp. UHCC 0190 DNA window ACAGAGGCATCTGGTGGTCTTAGTGGTTGAAATTGTCCCCGATTAGCATTTTGGGCGTTGCTGATTGATGGTATGATTTTTATCCTAGCGGTTTTTAAGGTCAAGTTAACCCCAATGGGTACAATTCAAACACTACCAGGTACAAAGGATATTCTGCCAGAGGAGATTGGTTATTGGCAATATGTGGAAACTATTGCCACTCAAATTCTCAGTCGCGCTATGTATCAAGAAATTCGTCCCCCCATTTTTGAGCAAACCTCTCTCTTTGAACGGGGTATCGGGGAAGGGACGGACGTGGTAGGTAAGGAAATGTATACTTTTACTGACCGGGGCGATCGCTCTGTAACTCTCCGTCCTGAAGGAACTGCAGGGGTCGTGCGTGCTTTTTTACAAAATAACCTCTATGCCGCAGGTGGGGTACAACGTCTTTGGTATTGTGGCCCGATGTTTCGTTATGAACGACCTCAAGCGGGTCGTCAGCGACAATTTCATCAAATTGGGTTAGAATTAATCGGCACGGGTGATCCGAGGGCTGATGTGGAAGCGATCGCCTTAGCAACGGATATTCTCAAAGCTTTGGGTTTACAAAGTTTAAAATTAGATATTAATTCCGTGGGCGATCGCAGCGATCGACAACAGTATCGAGAGGCGTTAGTTAACTATTTTTTACCTTATAAAGATGAATTAGATCCCGACTCTCAAGATCGTTTAGAACGGAACCCCTTACGCATTTTAGATAGTAAGGATCAACGTACTAAAGAAATTAATCAAAATGCGCCCAATATCTTGCAATATTTAGGTAAGGAGTCTCATAAACATTTTGAGCAAGTCCAACAATTATTAACTGATTTAGGCATTGAATATCACTTAAATCCTTGTTTAGTGCGAGGCTTAGATTACTATACCCATACTGCCTTTGAAATTCAATCCGATGATTTGGGGGCCCAAGCAACCGTGTGCGGAGGTGGGCGTTATGATGGGTTAGTGGCAGAATTAGGCGGGGGCCAAACTCCGGCGGTGGGATGGGCGATCGGCATGGAACGCTTAATTATTTTGCTGAAACAATTGAAAACATCCCCCCAAATGTCTCCAGATCTCTACATTGTTTCGCGGGGAGAAGCCGCAGAGGCCCAGGGGTTAATCTTAGCCCAAAAGTTGCGTTTTGAGGGCTTAACGGTGGAATTAGATATGAGTGGGAGTGCTTTTGGTAAGCAGTTTAAACGGGCCGATCGCAGTGGGGCGATCGCTTGTTTGGTTTTGGGAGATGAGGAAGCAGAAAACAAGATGGTTCAACTGAAGTGGTTAACCACCAAAGAACAAGAACAACTCACCCAAGAAAAATTACTTAACAATATTGGGGAACTTAAGGAGCAAGTTGACAGACATAAAAAAACAACTACTCACTCAACACAATAAACATAATAAAACCGATGAAGTCTTGGGAATTCCTCATCCAAAAAGAAGGCGATCGTCAATGGCATCCTATTAATTCTCCTACCTGGCAATTAGAAGCCGGAAAATACCGCATCCTCGCCCAATCTAACCGTTTTAATAGTATTCTTGAAGTTCGTATTACTTGCCAAAGTGGAGAAGGGCAACAATATCAACGTCGGGTTAATTCCCAAGGGTTAGTAATGATTCTTCCCTATACTGAATTATCCCCAGGAACTATTTGGGATATTCGCTGTTATGGGGATGTTTTATCAGAGTTTTTAGGGGAAAATTGGCAAGAAAAACTGACCTTAACTATTTTACCATCGGTTGTTACCAATAATCCTGTACCTGTTGCAGAAATTTCCCCTAATTCTTCATTACAGTTATCTAATTCTGGAAATTCTCAAGCCCAATATTACCTACAGCAATTAGAACAGTTATTACGAGAAAAAGTTGAGCCAACTTTAAATAATCATCAGGTAGAAGAATCTGAAGCTATTCCTGAAGAAGCTGAAATAAAACCGTTAATTAAATTAAGTTTAGAACAGCAAGATTTGATGAGAAATCCTGATGAAAACATTAATTTATCAGGGAATATTGAAGCCATTGCTATTAAAGGAGATCTCGCTTTCACGGGGAAACTACGCTGTCAATTGAAAGATCCTGAAACAGAAGAAATTCTATTAACAGAGGAATATGTTTTGTCTGATGAAAGACTTCCTTATCAGTTTAATTATACTTTAGAAATTCCTCAAGCCATTAATAGTGATACTTTGGCAGGAGAGGTTGTGTTAGAAACTATGAGGGGCTTTATACTGGATGAGAGTTCCTTTTCCCTGGTGACTCATCAATATAATCCGGTTAATTATACCATTGAATTAGTGGACACAGAAAATGAAGATGCCTATCGGTTTGATTTAGAATTATCGGAACGAGTCAAGGCGGTTTCTAATCATCTAGAATTACCAGATACTAATAAATATTCACAGTTATTTCCGTCATCATTCTATCAATCTCGAAAGGTTTTACCCCCTAAATTAAATCGTAATGTAAATCCTGGAATTAAGACACATAAACAGTTAAAATTACCTCAAATTGCTCGTTAATCGATTAACTTGATTTGTCCAATATCAGGGAATACCTGATTTTTTTGACATCCACAATACTAAACAAGTTGTAATGATTGACCAAATAGTTTAGGTTGTGGTAAAGGTTCGTTATTATGTGACCATTTTGTATGACTCCCTTTCGCGGGTTCATCGATAAATCCTGCTTTTTTTAGTGGATTAACGGGGTTAATTCAAGTTATTTTGAAACAGAATAAGTAGGGTTTTGATGGGTTACGACGGATAGTTAAGTTAATAAATACTTTAATCTTATTGCCGTCTAACCCATCCTACAAAGGATTACTTGAATAACTTTTCTAACCTTTCCAAAGCTATCCAAAAACCTTCCCCTTCGTTTTTATGGCCTTGCCAAATTTCAGGAATAAAGGAAGCATTCGGGGCCGTTTTGTTTAAGTCTTCTGCTAAGGCCGGAAAATCTACATTTCCATCTCCTATTTGTAACCCTTCTCCATCTAATCCCTGTGCATCAGCAATGTGTAAATGTGCTGTATAGGGCCCCACTTGTTCCATAAACTCTTTAAAGGAAAAATTATGATGATTACAAGCTAATTTAGAGTGAGAGGTATCTAAACAAACCCGATAGTTATTTTGTGAGCAAAATTCCGCAATATCTTGAGGATCAACAAATAAATTATGATATCTTTGTCCCCCAAAATGCCAGGGAAAGGGTGGCATAGTTTGCGGGATAATTTCGACTTCTTCACTGTCTAATTTAGATAAACTGTCTAACAGTAAATCATAATATTTTTGACGTTGTGTAATGGGTAAGGGTTCATCAAGAGTAAACCCACCAATATTCGTAACAATTAAGGGTTGAGATGCTTTTTTGAAGAAGGGTTTTAGCTTCCGAGTAATATCAATTACCCGCTGTAATTCTTGAATAGAATGATTACGATAATTAGCATCCAGAGAACATAAATCTAAGACATGATCACCAGCAAATAATTCAGGACTATGAATCACATAATCGAGTTCATAAACTTGGTCAAAATATTGATGTATCTCCTGTTCTAAATCTTTATAACTGAGGTGAAATTCTAATAAATCTGGGTTGGATTTTGGTAATAGTTTGGTGAAATCATGATAACGAACAGGTAAACCCCAAGGACGATTAAATTGATAATTTTTAGCCGTAACTTGCGCTTCTTCTAAGTCACTTAAGAAGAAAAAATCTCCTGCTTTAAATTGTCGTTTTGCGGTCTTACCAATTAACTCTTTTTTGCGATTGGGTTGTAGTCCTTTTCCTGGACTTTTAATCTCGATCATTGCCTCTGTAATGACCTGTCCAGGCTTTAAATTACAGTTAATAATTAAACTCTTAGCCAGGGTTTCTCGATTCATTAATTCTCCCTGACTTAACCGTCTTTCTCCCGACGTTCCTAATGCTTCTTCTACTTGACGAATTCCCTCAACCATCGCTTTGAATTCCTGGGGTAACAAGCTTACTTTATGGTCATTTCCTTCCATAGATTTATCAAGGGTAAAGTGTTTTTCAATCACTTTTGCACCCTTGGCAATGGCAGCGATCGCCACATGAATTCCCCGTTCATGTCCCGAATATCCGACGGGGCAATCTCCTAATTCTTTTAAGCGAGTAATATAGTTAAGATTGACATCTTTAAAGGGTGCAGGATAGGTAGAATTACAATGTAATAAAACATACATTGCTCCCCATCTTTGTAATAATTGAACTGATTGACTAATTTCTGCTTCAGTGGACATTCCCGTTGAACAAATTAGGGGTTTTCCTGTTTTTGCCAATGCCTTCAATAATTGATGATTAGTTAAGTCAGCAGAGGCCACTTTATAAGCAACCATGCCATAATTTTCTAGGATATTTAAACTATCTAAATCCCAAGGAGTACATAAGGGTAAAACCCCTTTTTCTTTACAATAATCAAAGGCTTCTAACATTTCTTCATCAGAAAGTTGAAAGCGTGATAGTAAATCTAGGGTATATTGTGAGCCTAAATCTTCACTAGCATCATTGGCATTTCCTGCATTATGATAGAGAGATTTAAGACTTCTTAATTGGAATTTGGCACAGTTTGCACCAGCAGTAATCGCCTCATCAATTAACTTTTTAGCTAACTCTAAACTGCCATTGTGATTGTTGCCAATTTCTGCAATAATAAAAGCAGGAGAATCCCCATTAATCAGAAAGTCACCGATAGTAATTTCATCGGGACGTTTACGAGCGATCGCCACTAAATGATCGTTGCTATCTAGTAGAGGAATAAATTCAATTTGCTCGGAAAAATAACTTTCAATTTTTTCTGGATCTTCATCAAAAGAAGCGTATTTAAACTGTTTATTACTAATATTAGAAACCGACTGATTAAGCTCAATAGTATTTTGTCCCACTAACCACCGTCGAAAGTCACCATCTGTCAGCACTCCTTCTAACACCCCTGACTCGGTGACTGAAAAAATAATGCGACTTTTATTATCACTAATCTTTTTCAGTGCGTTAAGAATGCTGTCTTCAGAGAAGACGATATATTTAGAAAGGTTTCTATCAATTAGCATGGTTGATCGGTTCTCTGATACATTAACTCTAATCTAAGGAATAATATAACATTTTTGTTGATGGACATATTTAACAGTCAGTAGGGACATAATATATTATGTCCCTTATATATTATTCAGCTTGTAATTGCTGAGTTAATATGTGATGAAAATGACGAATGCGAGACTCTTGATAAGTCCCTAAAGTAATGCCTGGTTTGGCGGCAGTTTTTAAGCCTTTTTGAAGGCGATCAAGGTTTGAGGTATCTTGATCTAAAACTGCTCCTAGTCCCCCTAATTCTGGTGCATCTGACCACTTTTCATTGGTGGTTAACCAGCGAGTTTTAGCCACAGGGGGATATTTCCCTTCTGGACAAGGTTGTAGTAGCAATACATCCATGATACAAGCATCAGGATCATTGCCATAGGGACGAAAGCGAAATTGCAGGGGTGAACCCACTCCGGGCCAACTCATAAAATTAGGGAAAATAAAGTAAGAAATTGCATCTAACATTTCACTGTCAGAAACGATCGGGACTCAATTTTTGTGCAGTCATCAGTTAAGTCAAGTAAACGTCTAAAATAAAGTATAAATGAAAGGGGCGATCGCTGATCCTTGAGTAAAGACAATTAATGCACCTAATAGCACTAATGTAATAATTAAAGGAGCTAACCAATACTTTTTACGCTCCTTTAAAAATCCCCAAAGATCTTTTAATAAATCAAAAAATGCTTCCATTAATAGGGTTTCTCCATGCTAACTTTACTTTTAATTTGACTAGAAACTCGATAGGTTTCTAAACTAAATTCAAATTTTCTTGTCATCGGATCTCGATTATTTAGACGCATAATTAAACCCATTGGGGTGACAACTATAAAGAAAATAATGCCTAAAATAATGCGACTATTAACAAAACCAAGTACCTGTGCAACCTTCATCCACCCATAATGAATAGGGTCAAGAGATTTAGGAATAAATATGGCTAAAATTATTAAAACTCCGCCAATTATCCAAGGAATTAAAGGTAAACTATGACCCCACAACAAGGGTAAAACTAGCCCCAATAATAGGGCAATAATTGTTCCTGTTAATAAGCCAAACTCTCGCAATCCTTTTTGATCTAGTTTTGGAATTTCATCAAACATCTTTTTTACTCCTTATGTAATTAATCTAGTTCAAATTCGTTTTTCCAAGCTTCATCCTTTTGCCATTGGGGTTGTTCAGACTTGGCTAATAAATAATTATTAATGACTAAATAATCCATCTCTGTCCGCATAAAACACCGATAGGCATCTTCTGGAGTACAAACAATGGGTTCTCCCCGTACATTGAAGGAAGTATTAACCAAAACACCACAACCTGTCAAGGCTTCAAATTGTTTAATTAATTGATAGTAACGGGGGTTAGTTTCAGGATGAACAGTTTGCACCCTTGCTGAATAGTCTACATGGGTAATAGCGGGAATAGTTGAGCGAGTAACTTTTAATTTTTCGACCCCAAATAATTGTTTATTTTTCTCATTTATGGGTAAGCGTAACTCTGGATTAATTTCAGCGACTAATAACATATAAGGGCTGGGTTTATCTAATTCAAAATAGTCGGAAACTCGGTCAAACAAAACTGAAGGAGCAAAGGGACGAAAGGACTCTCGATACTTAATTTTTAAGTTCATGACGGACTGCATTTTCTCATTACGGGGGTCGCCAATAATTGAGCGATTTCCTAAAGCACGGGGTCCAAATTCCATCCGTCCTTGAAACCAACCAACTACATTACCTTGAGCGATAATTTCTGCCACTTTGGTAAATAATTCAGCATCTTCTAGATAAATATATTTAGCTTTTACATCATTGAGATATTCCTGAGCTTCTTCATGACTAAATTCTGGCCCTAAATACGTCCCCTGCATTGCATCAAAAGTTCCACCTTGTCGGGGGTTCTCTAAATATTGATACCATACAGCTAAAGCGGCTCCCACGGCTCCCCCTGAGTCTCCTGCGGCGGGTTGAATCCAAATATCTTTAAATTTGCTCTCTCTTAAAAGTCGTCCATTGGAGACACAATTTAAGGCGACTCCTCCTGCTAAACAAAGATAATCTACACCTAATTCTTTGTGGGCTGTATTTGCTAATTTTAGTACAATTTCTTCGGTGACTTTTTGAATAGAAGCAGCAATATTCATCTCCCGTTGGGTGATTTGACTTTCCGGTTTACGGGGAGATCCACCAAAGAGACGAGCAAATTTATCATTGGTCATCGTCAACCCTGTAGCATAGTTAAAATATTCCATATTGAGGCGAAAAGTTCCATCCTCTTTTAAGTCAATTAAATTCTCTAATATAATATCAACATATTTTGGCTCTCCATAGGGAGCTAAACCCATTAATTTATATTCACCAGAGTTAACTTTAAAGCCTGTATAATAAGTAAATGCTGAATATAATAACCCTAAAGAATGAGGAAAATTAATCTCCCATTGGGGAATCATTTGATTACCTTCTCCTAACCATAAAGAAGTTGTTGCCCATTCTCCTACCGCATCTAAACATAAAACCGCAGCCTTTTCAAAGGGACTCGGAAAAAATGCAGAAGCAGCATGAGATTGATGATGTTCTGTAAATAATAAGGGAGGCAATTGAGAGGTTTTACAGTTGGCAAGTTTGGCTAATTCTTTCTTTAAAACAGTCTTTAAATAAAGTTTTTCTTGTAACCATGCTGTCATCGCGGTCAAAAAAGAACGGAACCCTTGAGGTGCATAAGTTAAATAAGTTTCTAATAATCTTTCAAAGGTAACTAACGGTTTTTCATAAAAAACAATATAATCTAATTCTTGTAAAGAAATATTCCCCTCAGCTAAACTATAAAGAATGGCATTTTTGGGAAATCTTGCATCATGTTTCTTGCGACTAAATCTTTCTTCTTGAGCAGCCGCCAGAATTTTTCCCCTTTGCACTAAAGCTGCTGCACTATCATGATAATAGGCTGAGATTCCAAGTATGTTCATTCCATCCTCCACCAACAGAAATAAAGTACAGGATAACACAATTAGAGATTAATCTACCTAAAAACTAAGTTGAGCGGATCTCCCCACTGAACCTGCAATCTTTTTTGGGCATTTCCCCTATTAACCGCAATTTCTATCCAGCCGTGACTACCAATTAAGGTAATAAGTTCCCCTGGTTTCCCATCACTATAGGTTAAACTGTGCTTTATGGTTTGATTTTTAATAATAATTAGCCAAGGTTTTCCCCTAACTTGATCGGCTGGAATATTAGTAATTAAGTTACCAAAATGATCGATATATTGAATAGCACCTTCTAGTCCTTTTTCGCTAATTTTTACCGTTTCTAAGGTCAAATTGACTAAACTTTCGAGATCAATAGATTCTCCCAACTGTTCTAAAGAAACACCAGTCCCTAAATGGGCCCCCACAGCCGCAAAAATATCTCGACCATGAAAGGTCAAACTGGGATCTCGAACTCGCCAATAGTTTGTATTCGTCAATGTTACCGCAGCGATCGCCTTCTCTTGACTGAGGACACCGCTAAACAGACCATTATCGGGGCCAACTAAATACCCCCTAGGAACTTGAATGGCTACGCTGCGTCTTTGACTACCGACCCCTGGATCGATCACTCCAATATAGACCGTTCCTAGGGGAAAGTACGGATAGGCGTTCATTAAACAAAACCGTCCTGCCCAAATCTGCTGAGGCGGAATCTCATGGCTGAGATCGATAATGGTTATTTGAGGATTAATCGAGGCAATTACACCCTTCATAATTCCCACATAACCATCTTGTGAGCCAAAATCTGATAACAAGGCAATCACCCTGGTTTTTGACATTTTAGTGCTGGGGATCAAGGTTAGATCTATATGAAGATTTAGTAACGACTAGCAGAAACTATCCGTTAAATGTTATGTTGAGAATAGGGTTAGCATAAAAAATAAAAAGGGGATGTCCACCATGAACAAAAATAGTCAAGAAACTTTGACCGAAGCGATTCAAGCCCATCGTGAAAGCCTACGCAAAAGCTTACAACATCGTCTAGAAGTCGCCAGAGCGTCTAATAATGAAAAATTGCTCCGTCAACTAGAAGCGGAAGCCGCTTATTTACACATTCAATAGGCCTAAAGCTTAATAATTTTTTTCGATTATCTTTAGGGGTCAACGGCCGTTGACCCCTACTTTCATCCCAAGATGTCTGGACAAATGTCTAGATTTTTTTTAGTATAGAAAGTGTAAGCTAAAAAGACAATCAACCGCTCATGTTGACAACAAAAGTCCTAAATCCCTTGATGATTAGGCAACAACTTCACCTCTCTCAAGAACGAATGGGGCATTTACTGCGTGTTAGTGCAAAAACCCTGTGGCGATGGGAGAATAAAAATTCAACCCTTAACCGCGATATACAACAAAGACTCTCTAAGCTGAAACAAATTGCGGAACTTGCTGAGAAAATTTATACTCCTGAAGGCGTTGAAACGTTTTTATCAATACCGATAGCAGAATTTGATTCCTTAAGTGCTTATGAACTAATGACCTTGGGAAAATACGACCAGGTGTTAGGAGCGTTAGCGGCAGACTATGAAGGACTTGGTTATTAAACCATGCTGCAAGATTGGATTGTACCTTGGTCTGGACAAGGGTTTCGTCATCTTCCTGATGGTAATTACAATGTTTATGATTTCCAGTATGCAGGATTAGCGACAAATAACCGTTGGAATGTTCAGGGAGAAGCTACCTTATATCTTGCAGGGAGTCTTGATGTGGTAGTGGGAGAGTGGTCGCGCCATTTTCAGTTTGACCGACCTCAACAGTTATCTACCAAAACCAAGCGGCGTAAGGTTTATGGGTTTGAGGTGAGACTAAATCAGACTTTAAACCTCTGTCAAGCAGAAATTTGGCAGGAATTATCCCTTGCAAATGCGCCCCATTGTTTTCTTGATAAAAAAATTGCCAGAGCAACTGCCCAGTTTATTCGGCAAACCACCGATGTTGAGGCAATTTTTGTCCCGTCAATGGCGTTTTTAGACCAGTTAGATAAGTGGGTATTGGTGCTTTTTTTGGAAAAATTGCCTTATGAGTCCCAGACATTCCTTCCCGTTGTACAAGATTTTGGGTTCTTGAATATTAATAATTAATCGCTAATTTTACTGATTAACATGAATAATTCACCTAATTGGTTTATCACTAAAACAGAAACAGGTCATTGTCAAATTATCACCCTTGAAGGTGAAGAATTGCCGAAAACAGAGCAATATTGGGGGCCATTTCCCTCCCAAGAAGAAGCGATCGCTCGTCGAGTAGGTTTAATTCGTTCTGGTAAATGTCAACCCTTTACTTAATAGACAAATTGAATATTGATTTATTGAGAACTAACTAACACAAATCCTCTAGTTTTATTGGATGCAGAATCTATAGTATTAATGGCTTTCCATAAGTCTTCCGCTTTTACCCAAACCGGGGGATATTTATAACGGGAAACATCTAAAATCAGAAAGCGATCGCTTTCTTTATGGTAAGCAGCAATGGGGGAAATATGACCTCCTTTTTCTTGGCCAATGGTATGACGTAAATAGTTAATTAAAACAAAATTATTGGGTTGTTTTAAATTATCAATAATACGTTGACGAAATTCTTGTAAACTCACGTCACTGCCATAATATACATTAACATTAATAGGATAACTAGCTAATAGTTCTCCTAATTGTTGTAAGGTCATTCCCCCCTGTGCTACCATTTCTGATGTCATTACTGCTTGAGTTTTAGAGTTATCAAATAGGTTTTGTTGAGTAAACCGATGATATGTCCTCCATTCAGGGGCTTTTGGGGCAGGAATAGACAAAGCATTGAGTACCATTACTATACTTGCTACTCCACAATAAGCAAGGTTTTCTTGGGTTTCAAATTGAAGACTTAAGGGAATATAATCTTGACGGGCGTTACTTTCAATTAGAAAGGTTTCTCCTGGGGTTGAATTAAAATTAATCAGGTTAGAATTTAAGGGTAATGTTTGAGCAATAACCTGACGGGGAATTAAACAAAGTCCCATCAGAGAAATTCGTGAAATTAAGGAAATAATTTTCATGTTTTTTTTGTTTTAATTTTAAAGATATGCTTTCAAGACTTAGGTAAAGCCTCTATAAATTGCATTTTTTGTTCGGTAAATTCATGAATTGCCCCCACAGATAGATTTTGCGTGCAAGTTCCGCCCTTGATTTTATCATGTTTGGATGCCTTGCCTTTATAATTATCTATTCAAGACTAAGCAGGGCTAAAATATATTCTCCTTGGTTGACAGAATAGCTGGTAGAAACATCAAAAATAAAGCCATCATTTTCTGCATAAATATCAATGATTTCTGGTAATTTACCTTGTTTGTTAAAGCTAATTATTTGATATAATTTATCTCCTGCTTTGACGGTATGTTTGAGAGACATTCTATTTTGAACCATGCCACCAGTCGGGGCATAGTAACTTTTTATCTGCTGCCGAGATACTAACTTTATCTCTGTGATTTGGGGTGAATAATTAGGAAGTTTGAGAACATTTTTTTTCACTAAATAATTTTTTATTCCCGATACCCCAACCGCCACAGATTGAGGATTCATTTGCATTCCTGAACCTAACTCAAGTGTCCAAGATTCCCTGTCAACATTGATGTCTCTGCCCAATTCTTTAAACTTCTTTTCTAAAGCTAACCAGGGTTTCATAAAGGATTCATCAAAGGCATCACCATCATAAGTGTTCATTGAAATTCCATAATCAATATTAAAATATTTGGCACTCTCTTCTTGTTTTCCTGGAAAACAAAAGAGATAATCAATGCCTTGATTACTCGAACTATGAAGATCAATAACATAATTAGCATCAATCGAAAGAGATTGTAATTGATAGCGATATTGTTCATATAAAGGTGCGCTACTGGAACCTTGGATTTTATCTAATTGTTTGGTAAATGCCTTTTTTTGCTGCTTCAAGAAACTTTCTTGAATGCTGAGAGAATCGAGTTTAAAATGGGCTTTAACAAACCCCTCTAAATCTTGAC harbors:
- a CDS encoding succinylglutamate desuccinylase/aspartoacylase family protein; its protein translation is MKPKIQTFDLLKLASGDQLSLQVYQFIGKKSDKKVYIQSNLHGSEIVGNAVIAQLIDFFSGLKPEQLDGEVWLVPICNPIGTNQRNHFFATGRYNSYDGKDWNRIFWDYEKNCQDLEGFVKAHFKLDSLSIQESFLKQQKKAFTKQLDKIQGSSSAPLYEQYRYQLQSLSIDANYVIDLHSSSNQGIDYLFCFPGKQEESAKYFNIDYGISMNTYDGDAFDESFMKPWLALEKKFKELGRDINVDRESWTLELGSGMQMNPQSVAVGVSGIKNYLVKKNVLKLPNYSPQITEIKLVSRQQIKSYYAPTGGMVQNRMSLKHTVKAGDKLYQIISFNKQGKLPEIIDIYAENDGFIFDVSTSYSVNQGEYILALLSLE
- a CDS encoding SxtJ family membrane protein, yielding MFDEIPKLDQKGLREFGLLTGTIIALLLGLVLPLLWGHSLPLIPWIIGGVLIILAIFIPKSLDPIHYGWMKVAQVLGFVNSRIILGIIFFIVVTPMGLIMRLNNRDPMTRKFEFSLETYRVSSQIKSKVSMEKPY
- a CDS encoding SAM-dependent chlorinase/fluorinase — translated: MSKTRVIALLSDFGSQDGYVGIMKGVIASINPQITIIDLSHEIPPQQIWAGRFCLMNAYPYFPLGTVYIGVIDPGVGSQRRSVAIQVPRGYLVGPDNGLFSGVLSQEKAIAAVTLTNTNYWRVRDPSLTFHGRDIFAAVGAHLGTGVSLEQLGESIDLESLVNLTLETVKISEKGLEGAIQYIDHFGNLITNIPADQVRGKPWLIIIKNQTIKHSLTYSDGKPGELITLIGSHGWIEIAVNRGNAQKRLQVQWGDPLNLVFR
- a CDS encoding N-acetylneuraminate synthase family protein, whose protein sequence is MLIDRNLSKYIVFSEDSILNALKKISDNKSRIIFSVTESGVLEGVLTDGDFRRWLVGQNTIELNQSVSNISNKQFKYASFDEDPEKIESYFSEQIEFIPLLDSNDHLVAIARKRPDEITIGDFLINGDSPAFIIAEIGNNHNGSLELAKKLIDEAITAGANCAKFQLRSLKSLYHNAGNANDASEDLGSQYTLDLLSRFQLSDEEMLEAFDYCKEKGVLPLCTPWDLDSLNILENYGMVAYKVASADLTNHQLLKALAKTGKPLICSTGMSTEAEISQSVQLLQRWGAMYVLLHCNSTYPAPFKDVNLNYITRLKELGDCPVGYSGHERGIHVAIAAIAKGAKVIEKHFTLDKSMEGNDHKVSLLPQEFKAMVEGIRQVEEALGTSGERRLSQGELMNRETLAKSLIINCNLKPGQVITEAMIEIKSPGKGLQPNRKKELIGKTAKRQFKAGDFFFLSDLEEAQVTAKNYQFNRPWGLPVRYHDFTKLLPKSNPDLLEFHLSYKDLEQEIHQYFDQVYELDYVIHSPELFAGDHVLDLCSLDANYRNHSIQELQRVIDITRKLKPFFKKASQPLIVTNIGGFTLDEPLPITQRQKYYDLLLDSLSKLDSEEVEIIPQTMPPFPWHFGGQRYHNLFVDPQDIAEFCSQNNYRVCLDTSHSKLACNHHNFSFKEFMEQVGPYTAHLHIADAQGLDGEGLQIGDGNVDFPALAEDLNKTAPNASFIPEIWQGHKNEGEGFWIALERLEKLFK
- a CDS encoding SRPBCC family protein encodes the protein MLDAISYFIFPNFMSWPGVGSPLQFRFRPYGNDPDACIMDVLLLQPCPEGKYPPVAKTRWLTTNEKWSDAPELGGLGAVLDQDTSNLDRLQKGLKTAAKPGITLGTYQESRIRHFHHILTQQLQAE
- a CDS encoding DUF5989 family protein — its product is MEAFFDLLKDLWGFLKERKKYWLAPLIITLVLLGALIVFTQGSAIAPFIYTLF
- a CDS encoding helix-turn-helix transcriptional regulator; translation: MLTTKVLNPLMIRQQLHLSQERMGHLLRVSAKTLWRWENKNSTLNRDIQQRLSKLKQIAELAEKIYTPEGVETFLSIPIAEFDSLSAYELMTLGKYDQVLGALAADYEGLGY
- a CDS encoding carbamoyltransferase, which gives rise to MNILGISAYYHDSAAALVQRGKILAAAQEERFSRKKHDARFPKNAILYSLAEGNISLQELDYIVFYEKPLVTFERLLETYLTYAPQGFRSFLTAMTAWLQEKLYLKTVLKKELAKLANCKTSQLPPLLFTEHHQSHAASAFFPSPFEKAAVLCLDAVGEWATTSLWLGEGNQMIPQWEINFPHSLGLLYSAFTYYTGFKVNSGEYKLMGLAPYGEPKYVDIILENLIDLKEDGTFRLNMEYFNYATGLTMTNDKFARLFGGSPRKPESQITQREMNIAASIQKVTEEIVLKLANTAHKELGVDYLCLAGGVALNCVSNGRLLRESKFKDIWIQPAAGDSGGAVGAALAVWYQYLENPRQGGTFDAMQGTYLGPEFSHEEAQEYLNDVKAKYIYLEDAELFTKVAEIIAQGNVVGWFQGRMEFGPRALGNRSIIGDPRNEKMQSVMNLKIKYRESFRPFAPSVLFDRVSDYFELDKPSPYMLLVAEINPELRLPINEKNKQLFGVEKLKVTRSTIPAITHVDYSARVQTVHPETNPRYYQLIKQFEALTGCGVLVNTSFNVRGEPIVCTPEDAYRCFMRTEMDYLVINNYLLAKSEQPQWQKDEAWKNEFELD
- the hisS gene encoding histidine--tRNA ligase — translated: MGTIQTLPGTKDILPEEIGYWQYVETIATQILSRAMYQEIRPPIFEQTSLFERGIGEGTDVVGKEMYTFTDRGDRSVTLRPEGTAGVVRAFLQNNLYAAGGVQRLWYCGPMFRYERPQAGRQRQFHQIGLELIGTGDPRADVEAIALATDILKALGLQSLKLDINSVGDRSDRQQYREALVNYFLPYKDELDPDSQDRLERNPLRILDSKDQRTKEINQNAPNILQYLGKESHKHFEQVQQLLTDLGIEYHLNPCLVRGLDYYTHTAFEIQSDDLGAQATVCGGGRYDGLVAELGGGQTPAVGWAIGMERLIILLKQLKTSPQMSPDLYIVSRGEAAEAQGLILAQKLRFEGLTVELDMSGSAFGKQFKRADRSGAIACLVLGDEEAENKMVQLKWLTTKEQEQLTQEKLLNNIGELKEQVDRHKKTTTHSTQ
- a CDS encoding phytochelatin synthase family protein; translation: MKIISLISRISLMGLCLIPRQVIAQTLPLNSNLINFNSTPGETFLIESNARQDYIPLSLQFETQENLAYCGVASIVMVLNALSIPAPKAPEWRTYHRFTQQNLFDNSKTQAVMTSEMVAQGGMTLQQLGELLASYPINVNVYYGSDVSLQEFRQRIIDNLKQPNNFVLINYLRHTIGQEKGGHISPIAAYHKESDRFLILDVSRYKYPPVWVKAEDLWKAINTIDSASNKTRGFVLVSSQ
- a CDS encoding RES domain-containing protein yields the protein MLQDWIVPWSGQGFRHLPDGNYNVYDFQYAGLATNNRWNVQGEATLYLAGSLDVVVGEWSRHFQFDRPQQLSTKTKRRKVYGFEVRLNQTLNLCQAEIWQELSLANAPHCFLDKKIARATAQFIRQTTDVEAIFVPSMAFLDQLDKWVLVLFLEKLPYESQTFLPVVQDFGFLNINN